The Methanocaldococcus infernus ME region ATTTGTTATTGGAGAGGCTGTTACAGTTAAAGCTGATGATGAAGACTGGGGGACGGTGGTTAAAGCTATTGATTATGCCAGAGGAAAGATAATAGTTGCTGAGATCTCTGGAGAAGAGAGAGCTGTCTGGGGTGGCTTAGCTTCCCTAAATGCTAAAATTTTTGGGGTTAAGGGAGTTGTAATTTATGGTTATGTTAGGGATGTTGAAGACATTATAAGATTAAAATTTCCTGTCTTTGCCAAGGGAATTTTACCAAATGCTGGAAAGCCAATAGGAAGGGGTAAGATAAATGAGCCTATAAAGTTAGATGATATAGAGATAAAGCCAGGGGATTACATAGTTATGGATAAGAATGGAGTAGCCTATATAAAGAGGGAAGAGCTGGAGAATATAAAGGAGAGGGTAAAGAAAATTAAAGAGAAGGAAAAGAATATAAGGGAGAAAATACTTAGAGGAAAAAGTTTAGCTGAAATTTTAAACTTGTAGAGGGGTAGAGAAGTGAATATAAAAAAGATATTAAAGTATGTTGAAAATGGTAGTGCCATTAGATACATAGTTAGAGGATTAATTGATGGCTCTCTCTCAACCCTTGGGGTAGTGATTGGAGCAAGTGGCTCAGCTGATCCAACCATTATAATCTCAGCTGGCTTAGGTGGAGGCTTAGCCAATGGTCTCTCCAATATCTTAGGAGCCTTTACAGCTGAAAAAGCTTCTTTAGAGAGAGATAGGATAAACATGGAAAAGAAACTTTTAAAGAAATCTGGCTACTTGAAAAATTCTATTATTTATAAAAGAGCTATCAGAGAAACTATGATCTGTGGAGTTGTTGATGGAGTCTCTACAACCTTAGGCTCAGCTCTTCCAGTAATTCCTTTCTTTTTCTTTGATGTCCATACAGCTCTATACATGGCTATAGGGATAACAATTATTATATTATTTATCTTAGGAGCCTTCATAGGAGTGATATCAAGAGCTAATATAGTTACTTCAGGTATTAAAATGGTTATTGGAGCTCTATTAGTTTCAATTTTATGCTTTGCCATAGAGAAGATATTATGAAAGCTACTGAGCTATTAAAGAAGTTAAAAGAGGAGGCTAAGAACTTTAGCATCTATGACATAGCTAAGGTTAGAGCCTTCTTAGAGAGGGATGCCAAATATCTACCAAAAAACTATAGAGAGAAGTATGTAAATAAGATGTTAGAACATTTTTTAAAAAGCTTAAAAGAGGTTAAGGAATATAAGTTAAAGGAAGACTATGAAATAGATGAGAAAAAGCTTAAAGCTCTCTTAGATAGGATTGAGAATAGTGGCTATGATGAAACCTTTATAAGACTCTCAAAAATAGTCTGTCCCTTCTTAGTATTTATAGCTAAAAAACCAATTCATCCCTTAGATTTAGAATTCCCAGGAGGTCTAAAAATTATTAAAAAAGGAGATAAATATTATTGTCCAGTTAAGGAGAAGCAGAAGAATCAGTTCTCACTCTGCCCCTTCTGTATTTGCCAACCTCTCTAAGTATTTTATAGCCTCTTCCTTACTAACTTCTACCCAAAGCCCAGACATCTCAATAAAAATTTTTCTATTTTCAGGAAGAGATTTTATAAATTCTAAGGTCTCTTTAATCTTTCTTCTCCTCTCCTCCTTCATTTTCCTCCTCTTCCTTCTCCTCTTTCTCCTTGCTAATTAACTCTTCTATTTTAGCATAAAGCTCAGCTATAGCTTGCTCTAAAACTAATCTAAAGGCTAATAACTTTTGGATTTCATTCTCTATATACTTTAGAGCCTCTTCATATTCAAGCTCAGCAGAGATATTTTGCCCTATGGAAACTACAACCTTATCCATCTTCTCCAACTTCATCTCAACTTGAGCTATTGATCCTACTGGAACTAAGACAACCTTACCCTCTCCAAGTTCTTTTAAGCTTTTTAATGTAGCTAAAGACTGTCTTAATGTAGCTACTAAAGAATCTAATCTTGTTATCTCAGCCCTTAACCCCTCTATTTGGGAAACATATGCTCTTATTGTGTCCATCTGTTCTCACCTCATGTTATTTTCTTCTTATTTTATTTGTTACTTTGAAGTTCTATATAAACCTTTTTATTTTATTATTTTAAATATAAAAATAAATTTTGAGTAAAATTTTTATAAAACCTTTGCAATTAAATATCTTGCCTATTTTGAGTGGGCTGGTAGCTCAGCCTGGGAGAGCGCCGCATTGGCTGTGCGGAGGCCGCGGGTTCAAATCCCGCCCAGTCCACCATTTTTTTCCTCATAATTTTTTCTTTAAGTTTTAATTTTATTTACCTAATAATCTATAGATTTAAATTAATAAATAACAGGGTTTAAATTCTTTCTGAGCCATATTATAATTTTGTGAAACTATGGTTAGCTTGGAAAGAAAAAAGGAGATTTGTTGGGAGGTTAATAGATATAAAGCCTTAGGAATAACAAAGAGCTGTTTAAATAACTCTTATATAATCAAAGATAAAGAGAAGATTATCTTTGACCCTATAGCTGTTAAAGATGAGAAAGCTGATTACATTGTTATTACAAACTTTTTAGAGCTTGAGCATATAAAATTAAGTAAAGAAAATAAATATATTGTTACAAAGTTTGGGAAAGAAGTTATTGAAAATTTTGGAGAATATGATTACTTAGTTATAGGCTATGGTGATGAATTTAACATAGGGGAAACTAACTTAAAATTTTACTGCACTGACTTTTATATAACCTCTTACTGGTTAGAGAAAGATATTCTACTTTCAGGAGAGCTCTTTAGCCAATATGAAGTTATTGGAAGCTCTGATACTAAGGAAGATTTTAGGAAGTTGATGGAAGAGTTGAAAGAGCATTATGCCAATATTTTACTTCCTCATAGGGAAGATATCTTAAAACTATTGGAAGATTTTAAAAACTTGGAAATTAAGAAAATTTTGCCTTCTCATGGAGTTTGTTGGGAGAAATATATAGAGAATGTTTTCTTTGAATATAAATTTTGGAGCTTAGGAAATTATAGGGAGAGGGCTGTTATTGTCTTCATCTCCCTATATCAGGCTACTGAACTTATAGCCAAGGCTCTTAAAGAAGGGTTAGAAGAAGAGGTTGAGGTCAGAGTTCATAGGTTAAACTTCTCTAAGGTAACTGAGGTTATGAGAGATCTGTTAGATGCTAAATATTTATTGGTGGGATCTCCAACAATTAATAATGATATTCACCCAAAGGTTAAGTTTTTCTTGGATTATATGAAAAAGTTAAATCCAAGTAGTAATAAAATAGCTGTTCCCTTTGGCTCTTATGGATTTGAGAGTGCTCATTATAGGTTAATTGACTTACTAAGTGAACTTGAATTTAAGGTAGTTTATGATGACATCTTATTCACTAAATTTATCCCTGATAAAAGTAGGTTGGAAAAGATTAAGGAGTTTGCTAAGAAACTTTTAACTCTTGATCCTTAAAAGGGTGATCCTCTATTTATTTACCAACCCTCTTATCCTTTAAAAATAAAAAAGTAGCTATTTTTGGCTGTGGGAATGTTGGGAAAAGGAGAGCTAAAAAGCTATTAAATGCTGGGGCTGAGGTTCATATCTATTCAAAAGACTTTGATGAGAGATTATTAAACTATGGGAATGTAAAATTTTTTAAGATTGATCTCTCTAAGGTTGGTGAAGAAGAGTTAAAAAATATTATAAAAAATTATGACTTTATAGTAACAGCTGTCAATGAAGAAATAAATAAGAAGATTAGTGAGATAGCCATAAAATTAAATAAATTTGTAAATTCTTCAACTGAAGAGCTTAACTTTATCATTCCAGCCTGTGTAGTTAAAGAGGATATAATTTTTTCCATCTACACAGGAGGGAAAAGCCCCATATTAGCAAGAGAGATTAGGAAGATGGTTGAAAAATATATAGATAAAGGAGAGATAGAATTTATAGGAGCATTTAGAAAATTTTTAAAAGATAAAGTTAAGGATAGTAAAAAAAGGAGAGAAATTTTGGAGAAGCTATTTACCAATGAAAGATTTCAAGAAGAGCTTTTAAGATTGATAGAAAAGTGGGAAGATGATAACAATACTGAAGGCTGATCATAAGAAGTATAGAGTTGATGAGTTAGAAAAGCTAAGAGTAGATGAGGAAGAGTTCTATAAAAACTTTGATAACTCTATTTTACTACAAACTTGTAATAGAGTTGAGATGATCTTTTTTAACCATGATTTAGAAGAAATTAAAAGAAAGGTTAAAAATTTTGACAAATTTGATATTTTAATTGATGATGAAGCTATCATTCACCTATTTAGATTAGCCTCTGGCTTAGAGTCTATGATTGTTGGGGAGTTTCAAATTTTAGGACAGTTGAAGAATAGTTATTTAAAAGCTAAAAACTTGGGAAAAATTAAGAGTAAAGAATTTGAGAAAATTATTTTAAAAGCTATTCATGTAGGACAGAGGGTTAGATTGGAAACAGATATTGGAAAGGGTTCAGTGTCTATAGCCTCTGCTGCTGTTGAGTTGGTTGAGAAACTTACAGGTTTGGAGGGAAAGAATTTATTGCTAATTGGAGCTGGAGAGATGGGGACTTTAGTGGCTAAGGCATTAAAGGAGAAAAAAATTAAGGCTATTATTGTAGCCAATAGAACCTATGAGAAAGCTGAGAGCTTAGCTAAAGAGCTTGGTGGAATAGCTATAAAGTTTGATAAGCTTAAAGAAGCTTTAAAATATGCAGATATTGTTATAAGTGCCACTTCAGCTCCTCATCCTATCTTAACAAAGGAGAGAGTTAGAGATATAGGGGAAACAATTATAATAGATATTGCAAATCCAAGGGATACTACAGATGATATAAGAGAGCTAAGTTATATAAAGCTCTTCACTATAGATGATTTAAGAATTGTGGCTGAGGAAAATTTAAAGAAGAGAGAGAAAGAGATTCCAAAGGTTGAGGAAATTATTAAAGAGGAGTTCAAAGTTTTAAAAGAGAAGTTGGAAGATTTAAAAGTTGAGGAAGAGATTAAAGAGTTCTGTAAAGTTTTGGAAGAGATTAGGGAAAGAGAGGTTAAAAAAGCTATTGATATATTTAAAAATAAAAATATAAGCTTTGAGGAAGTGTTAGAAAACTTTTCTAAGGCTCTATGTAAAAGGGTGATCTGTGAAGTCAAGAGATTTTATAAGAATTAAAAAAGTGTGCCTACCTTTGGAAAACCTTAAAGCTTCATAGAAGCCCAGAAGGGCTACTCAGCCAGGCCGCCTTGTAGGTAGGCTATTCTTAAGGGGACATCATCCTCTAAGTGTCAGTCCCCTTAATATAAAAATTACTTAATTTAGCTATAAAAATTTTACTGGTGATACTCTTGATTGGTTTAGTGGGAAAGCCAAATGTTGGAAAGTCAACATTCTTCAATGCCTTAACAGAGAAAGAGGTTGATATTGGAAACTATCCTTTCACAACCATAGAGCCAAATAAGGGAATAGGGTTTATAACCTCAGAGTGTCCATGTAAGGAGTTAAATTTAAAGTGTAATCCAAGAAATTCTAAGTGTATAGATGGGATAAGATATATTCCTGTTGAAGTGGTTGATGTTGCTGGGCTTGTCCCAGGAGCTTATGAAGGTAGAGGAATGGGAAACAAATTCTTAGATGATTTAAGACAGGCTGATGCTTTTATCTTGGTTGTAGATGCCTCTGGAAGAACAGATAAAGAGGGGAATATTGGAGAAGGGGATCCTGTTGAAGATGTTAAATTCCTCTTGGAAGAGTTAGACATGTGGATCTATAAAATTCTATCAAAAAATTGGGATAAGTTGTTAAGGAGAGCCCAGCAGGAGAAGAATATAGTTAAGTTATTAAAGGATCAGTTGAGTGGCTTAAATATTAGTGAGGAAGATATTAAAATGGCTATAAGAGACTTTGATGAAAGCTTAATGAAGTGGAAAGAAGAGGATTTATTGGAATTAGCTAAAAGGTTAAGGAAGATATCTAAGCCTTTTATTATAGCTGCTAATAAAGCAGATCTTCCAGAGGCTGAGGAAAATATAAAGAGGTTAAAGAGAGAATTTAAAGACTATCTTGTAATTCCAACCTCTGCAGAGATTGAGTTAGCATTAAAAAGAGCTGAGAAGTCTGGGATTATAAAGAGAGTATTTGATAGAGAAAAAGAAGATTTTATTATCTTGGATGAGAGTAAGTTAAGCCCTCAGATGAAGAGAGCTTTAGACTATATAAAGGAGTTCTTAGATAAATATGGAAGTACTGGAGTTCAGAAGTGTTTAAATGAAGCTTACTTTAATTTATTAAACTCTATAGTAGTTTATCCTGTTGAGGATGAAAATAAATTCTCTGATAAGGAAGGGAATGTCTTACCAGATGCTTTCTTAATGAGAAAGGGAGATACAGCAAGAGACTTAGCCTATAAGATACATACTGATTTAGGAGAGAGATTTTTATATGCCATAGATGCAAGGAAAAAGATTAGGTTAGGAGCAGACTATGAGTTGAAGCATAATGATATAATAAAAATTGTTGCTGTAAGATGAAAAGGATGAAGAAGATAATTATTTTCCCTGGCTACTATATTCCTCACATTGGTGGATTGGAAACACATGTAGATGAGTTTGTTAAACACTTATCTAAAGATGAAAATTTTGAAATCTATGTCTTTGCTCCAAATATTCCAGAGGCTGAAGAGTTTGAGATTAGATATAATAAGGTTAAGGTTTATAGATATCCAGCATTTGAAATTATTCCTAACTATCCAGTTCCTAACATCTTTAACCTTAAATTTTGGAAGATGTTTCTTAATCTATATAAAATAGATTTTGATATTGTCATGACAAGAACAAGGTTTTTTTCAAACACCTTACTTGGCTTTATCTTTGCAAAGCTGAGACTAAAGAGGAAGAAGTTAATTCATGTAGAACATGGCAGTGCCTTTGTTAAGGTGGAGAACAAGTTGGTTAATAAGATAGCTTATCTATATGATATGGTTATAGGAAGGCTCATTTTTAATAAGGCTGATTATGTTATAGCCATCTCTGAGGCTGTTAGAGAGTTTATTAAAAATTTTACTGATAGGGAAGTTCCAGTTATTTATAGGGGGCTTGAGATAGAAGAAATTGAGAAAATTAAGGAAGATGAAGAAATAAAAGAAAGATTTAAAGATAAAATAAAGCTTTGCTTTGTTGGCAGGCTTTACAAGTGGAAAGGAGTTGAAAATATTATTAAAGCTTATAAGTTATTTCCTAAAGAGCTTAGGGAAAAGGTAGTTTTAATAATAGTTGGCTATGGAGAAGATTTGGAAAGGTTAAAGAGGCTTTCTGGGGAATATTTAAATAATGGAATCTACTTTTTAGGAAAACAGCCTTTTGAGAGAGCCATAGCCATAATAAAATCTTGTGATATTTATATTCATTCCTCTTACCCTGGTGGAGGTTTATCAAGCTCTTTACTTCAAGCTATGGCTTGTGGAAAAGCTATAGTTGCAAGTCCTCATGAAGGGGCTAAGGAAGTTATTGTTAATGGAGTTAATGGAATTCTTTTAAAGGATAACACTCCAGAAAGCTTAAAAGAGGGAATAGTTTATTTAATTGAGAATAGAGATAAGTGGGATCTCTTTGGAGAGAATTGTAAGAAACTTATAAGGGAAAAGTTTAGTTGGGATAAAAATATTGAGAGATATAAAAATATTTTAGGTAGGTGAAGTTATTGAGTTATAAAGAGAGGGTTGTTAAAGGTATTACTTGGAATTTTTTACTTCTGATGTTATCCGCTCCTATTGGTTATCTAGTTAGGGTTCTTTATGCTAATGAGCTTCCTAAGTTGGATGTTGGTTTATTCTATGCTGTTTTGGATTTTTGTTGTATGGTAGCTATTTTTAAAGACTTAGGTTTAAGTGCAGCTTTAGTAAGATTTATTCCTAAGTTTTTACATGAGAAAAGAAAAGATTTGATTAAGTCAACTATAATAAGTGTAGGCCTCTTACAAACTTCCATATCTTTAATAATAACTTTAATAATTATTATTATAGCCCCAATTATTGCTGAGTATTATATAAACAATAGAGGTCAATTTACAGGACATTTAGACTTTGTTGTTAATGTTTTAATTATTTTAAGTATTGGTTATTGGTTTCAGAGTATTATGGATGTTATTTCAAGGAGTATATTAGGATTTCAAAATCAGAAATATTATGGAACTATAAGTTTTGTTAGAGTCTCTTTAATTTTATTATTTTCTTTAATTTTTATATTTTTATTTAATATTCACAATGCATTATCTCCCACTTATGCCTACACAATAACTCCAATAGTTTTAATAATTATATATGGACATATATTTATAAAAAAAATATTTCCTAACTTTTTTAGAGAGAAATTAATTTTTTCTAAAAGTTTAGTTAAGGATCTATTTTCTTATGGACTTCCTTTAATGTTTGGTAGTGCCAGTGGCTTAATTTTAGGCTACTTAGATGGAATTTGTCTAACTTACTTTACAGGCCTAAATGCTGTTGCTGATTATAGGAATGTAGCTATGCCTACAACCTTAGTTTTATCTTATTTAGCTTCGGCAATACATTCTGTTCTCTTTCCAATGAGTTCTGAACTTTGGGAAAAGGGGTATAAAAGGTATATAAAGTTAGCACTTGAAAAAATAAGCTTATACACTTTTATTATCATTTTACCAATGGGTATATTAACAGCATATTTTTCAGAAATAATAGTAAAATTATTTTTTAATCTTCAATATTTGTCTGCAGTTCCAGCTATGAGAATTTTAAGTTTTGGAATAATTTTTATGAGTTTAAATAGAGTAGGATTTACAATTCTAAATGGAATAGGGAAATCTTTTTTGTCTATTAAAATATTATATATTGGAGCTTTTTTCAATTTAATATTTAATATTTTATTAATCCCTAAGTTTGGAACAATTGGGGCTTCAATAGCAACAACTCTTAGCTATTTTTTAATGTGGTTTCTATTAGTTAAGTTTATATATAAATTCTTAGATGTAAATTATAAAAAATTAATAAAAAATTTTGTTGTTATAATTATAATAGGCACTTTAAGTTTAATTCTGCTAATTTTAATAATGAAATTTTTAAATAATGTTAATATACTACTAAAACTTATATTTGGAATAATTATTTATGTTATTATTTATTTAGCAGGGATTTTATTATTAAAAATTATTGATTTCGACGAAATTCTAGAAATTCTAAATAAATTGAGGAGATTTAAATGAAAATCTCAGTAATAGGGACAGGTTATGTTGGCTTAATTCAAGCTGTTGGTTTAGCAGAGTTAGGATTTGAGGTTGTTGGGGTAGATATAGATAGTAGTAAAGTTAAATTATTAAATAAAGGAGAATGTCCTCTATATGAAGAAGGTTTAGAGAGTCTCTTAAAAAAACATGTAAATAAAAATTTAACTTTCACAACTTCTTATGAGCCAATAAAAGATTCTGATGTTATCTTTGTATGTGTTGGGACCCCTCAAGATAAAGATGGAAATGCTGATCTTAGATATCTAATTTCAGCAATAAAAAAAATTAAAGAGACTATTGACAAAGATAAATATAAAGTTGTAGTTATAAAGTCAACTGTACCAGTGGGAACAAATAGGAAGGTTAAAGAACTTTTAAAAGGCTACAATGTTGATGTTGTCTCAAATCCAGAGTTTTTAAGGGAAGGCTTAGCTGTCAAGGACTTTTTTGAGCCTGATAGGATAGTTTTAGGGTTTGAAAATTTAGAGAATAAGAAACCAATTGAAATTATGGAGAAGGTTTATGAATATTTTAAGAGTAAAGGAGTTCCTCTTATTATTACAGATTGGGAAACCTCTGAGCTAATAAAGTATGCTTCAAATGCCTTCTTGGCTACAAAGATCTCATTTATAAATGAGCTGGCAAAGTTAGCTGACAAGGTTGGAGCTGACATAAAGGTTATAAGTAAAGCTATGGGCTTAGATCCAAGGATAGGAGACAAATTTTTAAATGCTGGGATTGGCTATGGAGGGAGTTGTTTTCCGAAAGATGTAAATGCTTTAATATATCAATTTATTGATAATAATGTTGAACCCCTGTTAATAAAAGCAACAAAAGAAGTTAATGAGAGGCAAATTATTTGGTTCTTCAACAAAATAAAAAGCTACTACAAAAACCTAAATGGAAAAACTTTTGCCATCTTAGGGTTGGCTTTTAAGCCAAACACTGATGATCTAAGGGAAAGTAGAGCCATAAAGTTAATAGACATGCTCTTAAAGGAAGGAGCCATTGTTAAAGGCTTTGACTATGTTGATAAGGCAAGAGAAAATACAAGAAATTTATATAAGTTAAAACTATGGAGAGATTATGGCTACAACATCTTTATCTTAGATGATCTATATGAGACTGTTAAAGATGTTGATGGAATAATAATAGCTACTGAATACAACTTTAATAAGGAAGATTGGGAAAAAATTTCTAAGTTAGTTAAAGAAAAAGTTATCTTTGATGGAAGGAATGTTTTAGAGCCTGAAAAGGTTAAGAAGTTAGGATTTAAATACTTTGGGGTAGGTAGAAGATGAAATATAAAACTATTTTAGTTACTGGAAGTGCTGGATTTATAGGCTTTCATCTAAGTAAATATTTATTGGAAAATTATGATGTTAATGTTATAGGAATAGACAATTTAAATAACTATTATAATCCTCTACTAAAAGAGAAGAGAAATGAGATCTTAAAAAGCTATGAGGATTACAGCTTTATAAAATTGGATTTCTCAGATTGGGATACATTATTTAAAAGTTTAAAAGATAAAGAAATTGACTTAATTGTTCATCTTGGGGCTCAGGCAGGAGTTAGATACTCTCTAAGAAATCCCTGGGCTTATATAAGGAGTAATGATATGGGAACTCTAAACATCTTTGAGCTTGCAAGAAGGTTAGATATTGAGAAAGTTGTTTATGCTTCTTCCTCTTCAGTATATGGAGGGAATAAAAAAGTTCCTTTTTCTGAGGAGGATAGGGTTGATAAGCCAATCTCTCTTTATGCTGCTACAAAGAGAGCTAATGAGTTGATGGCCTATACTTATCATCATCTATATGGAATTAAGATGATTGGGCTAAGATTTTTTACAGTCTATGGTGAGTATGGAAGGCCAGATATGGCATTTTGGAAGTTTGCTAAGAACATTTTATTAGAGAAGCCAATAGAAGTTTATAACTATGGAAAGATGGAGAGAGACTTTACTTACATCTCTGATGTGGTAGATGGAATAATAAAGAGTATTGAGAAAGATTTTGACTATGAAATTTTTAACTTGGGTAATGATAATCCTGTTAATTTAGAGTATGCCATCTCTTTAATGGAGAAATACTTAGGGAAGAAAGCTATTAAAGATTATAAACCTATACAGCCAGGAGATGTTGAAAGAACCTGGGCTGACTTAAGAAAGAGTAGAGAACTTTTAGGTTATGATCCTAAGGTTAAGATAGAGGAAGGTTTGAAAAGATTTTGTTGGTGGTTTTTGGAGAATAAAGATTGGACTTTAAAGATTTAGATTTAAAAATTTAAGATATAGAGCTTTTTAGTGGTGGTACCTCATGAGTAATAACATAAAAATTTGTGTTGTTGGCTTAGGATATGTTGGCTTACCTTTAGCATTAGTTAAAATTTATGGGACAAATTAGCTTTATTTAATGAGTTTTCTATGTTATTTGATAAGTTGAGATAGATAGATAGTAAATTTTGAGATTTTGTCTATCCTGGATTTGTTGGAGGACATTATATTTCATATTGATCCTTACTATTTAGCATTCTAAATCTATGGAAGGAGATTATTCCTAAAGCTAATTATAGTTGAGAGGAGAATTAATAAGGACATTACTTATATTTATAGCCAAATAAAATTATTAAATTGTTAATAAAAAATAATAAGTCAGTTAATAATGCAAAAAT contains the following coding sequences:
- a CDS encoding NAD-dependent epimerase/dehydratase family protein, giving the protein MKYKTILVTGSAGFIGFHLSKYLLENYDVNVIGIDNLNNYYNPLLKEKRNEILKSYEDYSFIKLDFSDWDTLFKSLKDKEIDLIVHLGAQAGVRYSLRNPWAYIRSNDMGTLNIFELARRLDIEKVVYASSSSVYGGNKKVPFSEEDRVDKPISLYAATKRANELMAYTYHHLYGIKMIGLRFFTVYGEYGRPDMAFWKFAKNILLEKPIEVYNYGKMERDFTYISDVVDGIIKSIEKDFDYEIFNLGNDNPVNLEYAISLMEKYLGKKAIKDYKPIQPGDVERTWADLRKSRELLGYDPKVKIEEGLKRFCWWFLENKDWTLKI